In Castor canadensis chromosome 11, mCasCan1.hap1v2, whole genome shotgun sequence, a single genomic region encodes these proteins:
- the Slc25a19 gene encoding mitochondrial thiamine pyrophosphate carrier isoform X1 — MVGYDPKADARSNSKLEVAVAGSLSGFVTRALISPLDVIKIRFQLQIERLCRSDPNAKYHGILQAGKQILQEEGPTAFWKGHIPAQLLSIGYGAVQFLSFEQLTELVHRASVYDARGFSVHFICGGLSACAATLTVHPVDVLRTRFAAQGEPKVYKTLRDAVVTMYKTEGPLVFYKGLTPTLIAIFPYAGLQFSCYRSLKQAYEWVMPANRKQTGNLKSLLCGCGAGVISKTVTYPLDLFKKRLQVGGFEKARATFGQVRRYNGLLDCTKQVLQEEGTQGFFKGLSPSLLKAALSTGFMFFWYEFFCNLFHCIRREDS, encoded by the exons ATGGTCGGCTATGACCCCAAAGCAGATGCCAGAAGTAACTCCAAGTTGGAGGTGGCGGTGGCAGGGTCTTTGTCTGGATTTGTTACTCGGGCACTGATCAGCCCATTGGATGTCATCAAGATCCGTTTCCAG CTTCAGATTGAACGCCTGTGTCGCAGTGACCCCAATGCAAAATACCATGGGATCTTACAGGCCGGCAAACAGATTTTGCAGGAGGAGGGCCCAACAGCATTCTGGAAAGGACACATTCCAGCCCAGCTTCTCTCCATAGGCTATGGAGCTGTCCAA tttttgtcttttgaaCAGCTGACGGAGCTGGTGCACAGAGCCAGTGTGTACGATGCCCGTGGATTCTCTGTGCACTTCATATGCGGAGGCCTGTCTGCCTGCGCAGCCACCCTCACCGTGCACCCTGTGGATGTTCTGCGAACCCGCTTTGCTGCTCAGGGTGAACCCAAG GTCTACAAGACCCTGCGAGACGCTGTGGTGACTATGTACAAGACTGAGGGCCCCTTGGTCTTCTACAAAGGCTTGACCCCGACTTTGATTGCCATCTTCCCCTATGCTGGGCTGCAGTTCTCTTGTTACCGCTCCTTGAAGCAAGCCTACGAGTGGGTCATGCCAGCCAACAGAAAGCAGACTG GGAACCTCAAAAGCCTTCTTTGTGGCTGTGGAGCTGGAGTCATCAGCAAGACTGTTACATATCCCCTGGACCTCTTCAAGAAGCGGTTGCAGGTTGGAGGGTTTGAGAAGGCCCGAGCTACCTTTGGCCAG GTGCGGCGCTATAATGGCCTCCTGGATTGTACCAAGCAGGTGCTGCAAGAGGAAGGCACCCAGGGCTTCTTCAAGGGCCTGTCCCCCAGCCTGCTGAAGGCCGCCCTCTCCACAGGCTTCATGTTCTTCTGGTATGAGTTCTTCTGTAACCTCTTCCACTGCATAAGGAGGGAAGACAGCTAG
- the Slc25a19 gene encoding mitochondrial thiamine pyrophosphate carrier isoform X2, with protein MVGYDPKADARSNSKLEVAVAGSLSGFVTRALISPLDVIKIRFQFLSFEQLTELVHRASVYDARGFSVHFICGGLSACAATLTVHPVDVLRTRFAAQGEPKVYKTLRDAVVTMYKTEGPLVFYKGLTPTLIAIFPYAGLQFSCYRSLKQAYEWVMPANRKQTGNLKSLLCGCGAGVISKTVTYPLDLFKKRLQVGGFEKARATFGQVRRYNGLLDCTKQVLQEEGTQGFFKGLSPSLLKAALSTGFMFFWYEFFCNLFHCIRREDS; from the exons ATGGTCGGCTATGACCCCAAAGCAGATGCCAGAAGTAACTCCAAGTTGGAGGTGGCGGTGGCAGGGTCTTTGTCTGGATTTGTTACTCGGGCACTGATCAGCCCATTGGATGTCATCAAGATCCGTTTCCAG tttttgtcttttgaaCAGCTGACGGAGCTGGTGCACAGAGCCAGTGTGTACGATGCCCGTGGATTCTCTGTGCACTTCATATGCGGAGGCCTGTCTGCCTGCGCAGCCACCCTCACCGTGCACCCTGTGGATGTTCTGCGAACCCGCTTTGCTGCTCAGGGTGAACCCAAG GTCTACAAGACCCTGCGAGACGCTGTGGTGACTATGTACAAGACTGAGGGCCCCTTGGTCTTCTACAAAGGCTTGACCCCGACTTTGATTGCCATCTTCCCCTATGCTGGGCTGCAGTTCTCTTGTTACCGCTCCTTGAAGCAAGCCTACGAGTGGGTCATGCCAGCCAACAGAAAGCAGACTG GGAACCTCAAAAGCCTTCTTTGTGGCTGTGGAGCTGGAGTCATCAGCAAGACTGTTACATATCCCCTGGACCTCTTCAAGAAGCGGTTGCAGGTTGGAGGGTTTGAGAAGGCCCGAGCTACCTTTGGCCAG GTGCGGCGCTATAATGGCCTCCTGGATTGTACCAAGCAGGTGCTGCAAGAGGAAGGCACCCAGGGCTTCTTCAAGGGCCTGTCCCCCAGCCTGCTGAAGGCCGCCCTCTCCACAGGCTTCATGTTCTTCTGGTATGAGTTCTTCTGTAACCTCTTCCACTGCATAAGGAGGGAAGACAGCTAG
- the Slc25a19 gene encoding mitochondrial thiamine pyrophosphate carrier isoform X3, with the protein MYKTEGPLVFYKGLTPTLIAIFPYAGLQFSCYRSLKQAYEWVMPANRKQTGNLKSLLCGCGAGVISKTVTYPLDLFKKRLQVGGFEKARATFGQVRRYNGLLDCTKQVLQEEGTQGFFKGLSPSLLKAALSTGFMFFWYEFFCNLFHCIRREDS; encoded by the exons ATGTACAAGACTGAGGGCCCCTTGGTCTTCTACAAAGGCTTGACCCCGACTTTGATTGCCATCTTCCCCTATGCTGGGCTGCAGTTCTCTTGTTACCGCTCCTTGAAGCAAGCCTACGAGTGGGTCATGCCAGCCAACAGAAAGCAGACTG GGAACCTCAAAAGCCTTCTTTGTGGCTGTGGAGCTGGAGTCATCAGCAAGACTGTTACATATCCCCTGGACCTCTTCAAGAAGCGGTTGCAGGTTGGAGGGTTTGAGAAGGCCCGAGCTACCTTTGGCCAG GTGCGGCGCTATAATGGCCTCCTGGATTGTACCAAGCAGGTGCTGCAAGAGGAAGGCACCCAGGGCTTCTTCAAGGGCCTGTCCCCCAGCCTGCTGAAGGCCGCCCTCTCCACAGGCTTCATGTTCTTCTGGTATGAGTTCTTCTGTAACCTCTTCCACTGCATAAGGAGGGAAGACAGCTAG
- the Mif4gd gene encoding MIF4G domain-containing protein isoform X1 — MGLAGTTSRGRLVPISTLKGRVPNAPEEFWDSSWKDRISATREANLTSRSWADPSPTGRRGAVISPGAVKSCWGWTVMGEAGREEYKIQAFDAETQQLLKTALKDPGAVDLEKAANVIVDHSLQDCVFSKEAGRMCYAIIQAESKQTGQSVFRRGLLNRLQQEYQTRERLRECSLQGWVCYVTFICNIFDYLRVNNMPMMALVNPVYDCLFRLAQPDSLSKEEEVDCLVLQLHRVGEQLEKMNGQRMDELFVLIRDGFLLLTGLSSLAQLLLLEIIEFRAAGWKTTPAAHKYYYSEVSD, encoded by the exons ATGGGACTGGCGGGAACCACCTCTCGGGGACGCCTCGTCCCTATTTCCACTTTAAAAGGAAGGGTTCCGAATGCACCTGAGGAATTTTGGGACTCGAGTTGGAAGGACAGGATTTCTGCCACTCGGGAGGCTAATTTAACCAGTCGTTCATGGGCCGACCCCAGCCCGACGGGCCGCAGGG GTGCTGTCATTAGCCCTGGCGCAGTGAAGAGCTGCTGGGGCTGGACGGTCATGGGGGAGGCCGGTAGAGAGGAGTATAAAATCCAGGCTTTTGACGCAGAGACCCAGCAGCTGCTGAAGACAGCACTCAAAG ATCCAGGTGCAGTGGACTTGGAGAAAGCGGCCAATGTGATTGTGGACCATTCTCTGCAGGACTGTGTGTTCAGCAAGGAAGCAGGCCGCATGTGCTACGCCATCATCCAG GCAGAGAGTAAACAAACAGGCCAGAGTGTCTTCCGGCGAGGACTCCTCAACCGGCTGCAGCAGGAGTACCAGACCCGGGAGCGGTTGCGGGAGTGCTCCCTGCAGGGCTGGGTCTGCTATGTCACTTTTATCTGCAACATCTTCGACTACCTGAGG gtaaacaacatgcctATGATGGCCCTGGTGAACCCTGTGTATGACTGCCTCTTTCGGCTGGCCCAGCCTGACAGTCTGagcaaggaggaggag GTGGACTGCTTGGTGCTGCAGCTGCACCGGGTCGGGGAGCAGCTGGAGAAGATGAATGGGCAGCGCATGGATGAGCTCTTTGTCCTGATTCGGGATggcttcctgcttctcacagGCCTCAGCTCCCTGGCCCAGTTGCTCCTGCTGGAGATCATTGAGTTCCGGGCGGCCGGCTGGAAGACCACCCCCGCTGCCCACAAGTACTACTACAGCGAAGTTTCCGACTAG
- the Mif4gd gene encoding MIF4G domain-containing protein isoform X2: MGEAGREEYKIQAFDAETQQLLKTALKDPGAVDLEKAANVIVDHSLQDCVFSKEAGRMCYAIIQAESKQTGQSVFRRGLLNRLQQEYQTRERLRECSLQGWVCYVTFICNIFDYLRVNNMPMMALVNPVYDCLFRLAQPDSLSKEEEVDCLVLQLHRVGEQLEKMNGQRMDELFVLIRDGFLLLTGLSSLAQLLLLEIIEFRAAGWKTTPAAHKYYYSEVSD; the protein is encoded by the exons ATGGGGGAGGCCGGTAGAGAGGAGTATAAAATCCAGGCTTTTGACGCAGAGACCCAGCAGCTGCTGAAGACAGCACTCAAAG ATCCAGGTGCAGTGGACTTGGAGAAAGCGGCCAATGTGATTGTGGACCATTCTCTGCAGGACTGTGTGTTCAGCAAGGAAGCAGGCCGCATGTGCTACGCCATCATCCAG GCAGAGAGTAAACAAACAGGCCAGAGTGTCTTCCGGCGAGGACTCCTCAACCGGCTGCAGCAGGAGTACCAGACCCGGGAGCGGTTGCGGGAGTGCTCCCTGCAGGGCTGGGTCTGCTATGTCACTTTTATCTGCAACATCTTCGACTACCTGAGG gtaaacaacatgcctATGATGGCCCTGGTGAACCCTGTGTATGACTGCCTCTTTCGGCTGGCCCAGCCTGACAGTCTGagcaaggaggaggag GTGGACTGCTTGGTGCTGCAGCTGCACCGGGTCGGGGAGCAGCTGGAGAAGATGAATGGGCAGCGCATGGATGAGCTCTTTGTCCTGATTCGGGATggcttcctgcttctcacagGCCTCAGCTCCCTGGCCCAGTTGCTCCTGCTGGAGATCATTGAGTTCCGGGCGGCCGGCTGGAAGACCACCCCCGCTGCCCACAAGTACTACTACAGCGAAGTTTCCGACTAG